The following coding sequences lie in one Paramisgurnus dabryanus chromosome 16, PD_genome_1.1, whole genome shotgun sequence genomic window:
- the LOC135749359 gene encoding protein translocase subunit SecA-like encodes MTSTTLLSSRLLSLFKNGQWKKEDVVKLFTALLKEFNDTNEDFYTWMKKILYKVEIHKIRASDLTLPNNDQFVDCASRIDEIIKNNEEKTLDEIMKEISEQKVIDERVMTEVKDIVLSVSECLSSSTAPHLQGIKDILFKLCKAVEKTMKMKPRLTQMVSWCFLVLSQSSQLVQVGTGEGKSCIVAMFAAYQAMIGKTPDIISSSPVLAERDADEWSPFYKEMSITVGVNTNKTKDSDLKKCYDCKVVYGTTESFAGDYLRQHFHRKDVRPKREFQCVIVDEVDSLMLDKGLEVVYLSTDVPLMESLNGILAEIWYIVNQLKHLDTGEILGPIQHLSQILSERIFENDNIDQLKVVQAAVNAGILPTTSSIQKQEDVKNVLKQLDNASDAQMVDFLMLFVRNFPEYDFKLYLQEPDGQIRKLNEISTSSVNIRQVSLVLLGCGQCRVVHLEEELMVASLVESLKKVYLTALKKEQNVPCIPGLRDLIDGKLQTWIENALEAQKMTLGHEYILYEDGVVPVDYSCTGVVQNNMKWGEGLQQFLEMKHQTKLSNMTLITNFMSYVGLFKKYNNIYGITGTLGDPTELDMLEELYKGIKTCKIPSFRRRKLYELEGLVIPEEKDWIRNICNVVKEQVYSTDYRGPRAALVICETINRAEMLYKDLDGTILKGKLKLYINNNMDNSTIVDKAVQPGDVIIATNLAGRGTDLKVCKSVNEAGGLFVVQTFLPLNVRVEQQAFGRTARKGSPGSAQLIVCCSHFSNFVKLMMTMVLNTSLASFCLGYLDTFTCGFTESLFESAVNLYKENPSSQNHEIMVSVLTTLLNLESFTLVKSNLDRAKEARNIVVKIRLSRFLKEEIPQITKKEELFSVYLEILDKIYENDCFSEERDVIVSSLHECWGPWLLMNFSEEKSIDKLKEQLKVDLQSAKEKLLRKESPSSMVYYYIRSGNKLRQNGHIAESIEMYTKAVEDGDYGEIIPQYNRALAIITKKDPGYIAQALTDLENADKAINSYKLHMRYILNLVKLSSQDSKAEDETLLTKQFQVKAVVLDLLKTNIQDAVMKLKSAERSGREIKLTTKHALFLIEHISVCYPNTTLLIEHMLDCSLTLLIEHMSVCSPTAAPLIEKLIRSQTFLKENLCSPNTTLLIEMLICFLTHLIELSIEIDHIISLGLDTVFSMETLFSFREYLSRFFR; translated from the coding sequence ATGACGTCCACAACTCTATTGTCATCAAGACTGCTTTCCTTGTTTAAGAATGGACAATGGAAAAAAGAAGATGTTGTTAAACTGTTTACAGCCCTCCTAAAAGAGTTTAATGACACAAATGAGGATTTTTACACATGGATGAAGAAAATACTTTATAAAGTGGAGATTCACAAAATCAGAGCATCAGATTTGACTTTACCAAATAATGATCAATTTGTGGATTGCGCTTCTAGAATTGATGAAATAATCAAAAATAATGAAGAGAAAACACTGGATGAGATTATGAAGGAAATctctgaacaaaaagttattGATGAACGTGTTATGACTGAAGTGAAAGATATTGTGTTATCCGTGTCCGAATGTCTGTCATCTTCCACAGCACCACACCTACAAGGAATAAAAGACATTTTGTTTAAACTTTGCAAAGCAgtggaaaaaacaatgaaaatgaaACCTCGACTGACTCAGATGGTGAGCTGGTGCTTTCTTGTTCTTTCTCAGTCCAGTCAGCTTGTTCAGGTTGGAACAGGAGAAGGAAAGTCGTGCATTGTTGCTATGTTTGCTGCATATCAGGCCATGATAGGAAAAACTCCTGACATAATCTCCAGTTCTCCTGTACTTGCTGAAAGAGATGCAGATGAATGGTCACCCTTTTATAAGGAAATGAGTATCACTGTTGGTGTCAATACCAACAAAACCAAAGACAGTGACCTGAAGAAGTGTTATGATTGCAAGGTGGTCTATGGTACGACTGAGAGTTTTGCTGGAGATTATCTGAGACAGCACTTTCACCGAAAGGATGTGAGACCTAAGAGAGAGTTTCAATGTGTGATAGTGGATGAGGTGGACTCTCTGATGTTGGACAAAGGTCTTGAGGTGGTTTATTTGAGCACTGATGTTCCTCTCATGGAATCATTGAATGGAATACTGGCTGAGATCTGGTACATTGTCAACCAGCTGAAGCATTTAGACACTGGAGAGATTTTAGGTCCTATTCAACATTTGTCTCAGATTTTGTCAGAAAGGATTTTTGAAAATGATAATATTGATCAACTCAAAGTTGTGCAAGCAGCTGTGAATGCTGGAATTCTTCCTACAACATCCTCAATACAGAAGCAAGAAGACGTGAAGAATGTTTTAAAACAACTAGATAATGCAAGTGATGCCCAAATGGTGGACTTTTTGATGCTGTTTGTGAGAAATTTTCCTGAATATGACTTCAAACTGTATCTCCAAGAGCCTGATGGACAGATACGAAAACTGAATGAGATTAGCACTTCAAGTGTAAATATAAGACAAGTATCTCTTGTTCTTCTAGGATGTGGACAGTGTCGTGTTGTACACTTGGAGGAGGAACTTATGGTTGCATCATTGGTGGAAAGTCTTAAAAAAGTATATCTGACTGcgttaaaaaaagaacaaaatgtACCTTGTATCCCAGGCCTTAGAGACCTCATTGATGGCAAGCTGCAAACTTGGATTGAAAATGCCCTCGAAGCCCAAAAAATGACTCTTGGGCATGAATACATCCTTTATGAAGATGGAGTTGTTCCTGTAGATTACAGCTGTACTGGTGTCGTGCAGAACAATATGAAATGGGGGGAAGGACTTCAGCAGTTCCTTGAGATGAAACACCAAACTAAGCTGTCCAACATGACTCTTATAACAAATTTCATGTCTTATGTGGGCTTATTCAAGAAATACAACAACATCTATGGGATCACAGGAACATTGGGAGACCCAACAGAGCTTGACATGCTGGAAGAGCTCTACAAAGGCATAAAGACATGTAAAATCCCCTCATTCAGACGTAGGAAACTTTATGAGTTGGAAGGTTTGGTAATACCTGAAGAGAAGGATTGGATCAGGAACATCTGTAATGTTGTGAAGGAACAAGTGTACTCCACAGACTATAGAGGGCCAAGAGCAGCACTGGTTATCTGTGAAACCATCAATCGTGCAGAAATGTTGTATAAGGATCTTGATGGCACCATCTTGAAGGGCAAACTAAAACTCTACATAAACAACAACATGGATAACTCAACTATAGTAGATAAAGCAGTTCAACCGGGTGATGTCATCATTGCGACTAATCTAGCAGGTCGAGGCACAGACTTAAAGGTCTGTAAGAGCGTTAATGAAGCTGGAGGTTTGTTTGTGGTGCAAACCTTTTTGCCCCTGAATGTCCGTGTAGAACAGCAAGCCTTTGGTCGAACCGCACGTAAAGGAAGTCCAGGGTCTGCTCaacttattgtgtgctgcagtcATTTCTCAAATTTTGTCAAACTAATGATGACGATGGTCTTAAACACATCTCTTGCAAGTTTTTGCCTGGGATATCTAGATACCTTTACATGTGGTTTTACAGAGAGTCTATTTGAGAGCGCCGTTAATCTGTACAAAGAAAATCCCAGTTCTCAAAATCATGAGATAATGGTCTCTGTCCTAACAACGCTTTTAAACCTGGAATCGTTCACATTAGTGAAAAGTAATCTGGATAGAGCAAAAGAGGCCAGAAATATTGTGGTAAAGATCAGACTCTCAAGATTCTTAAAAGAAGAGATTCCACAAATTACAAAAAAGGAAGAGCTTTTCTCAGTCTACCTTGAGATTTTGGACAAGATTTATGAGAATGATTGTTTTTCTGAGGAGCGTGATGTCATTGTGTCATCTCTTCATGAATGCTGGGGTCCTTGGCTCCTGATGAATTTCAGTGAGGAAAAATCCATTGACAAACTTAAGGAGCAATTAAAGGTGGACTTGCAAAGTGCAAAGGAAAAACTTTTGCGTAAAGAATCTCCATCCTCAATGGTTTACTATTACATCAGGTCTGGAAACAAACTCCGTCAGAATGGACACATTGCAGAAAGCATTGAGATGTACACTAAAGCTGTGGAGGATGGGGATTATGGAGAGATCATCCCACAGTATAATCGTGCATTGGCAATTATAACTAAAAAAGACCCTGGCTATATCGCTCAAGCACTGACTGACCTGGAGAATGCTGACAAAGCAATAAATTCATACAAGCTACATATGAGATACATTCTGAATTTGGTAAAATTATCAAGCCAAGATTCAAAAGCAGAAGATGAAACTTTGTTAACCAAACAGTTTCAAGTGAAGGCTGTGGTTCTGGACCTACTGAAGACCAACATTCAAGATGCTGTAATGAAGCTAAAGAGTGCTGAAAGATCAGGAAGAGAAATAAAGCTGACTACAAAACATGCACTATTTCTGATAGAACATATCTCTGTCTGTTATCCAAATACAACACTTCTGATAGAACATATGCTAGACTGTTCTTTAACACTTCTGATAGAACACATGTCTGTCTGTTCTCCAACTGCAGCACCCCTGATAGAAAAGCTTATCCGTTCTCAAACATTTCTAAAGGAAAACCTCTGTTCTCCAAATACAACACTTCTTATAGAAATGCTTATCTGTTTTCTAACACATCTGATAGAACTGTCAATAGAAATTGATCATATCATATCATTGGGTCTTGACACAGTTTTCTCTATGgaaactttattttctttcagaGAATATTTGTCAAGGTTCTTCAGGTAG